One Fusobacterium ulcerans DNA segment encodes these proteins:
- a CDS encoding major capsid protein → MTNGFDLYTPKTVRKIRDAWEPKKNFLTDLFFKNSDTVPTEEIVLEITKGGEHVAPFVTPLEMGRPVVDRTTTTNLILAPNIAVSRTLGPKDYFVREAGMNFFGEYDPATRVGKRIAEILTNQERYISNKEELMVSQFLTTGKVTSTTDEASYEVDYGIDNMVTLQTEEKWGKTGVNPITSLDNILAKAEENGVIVKNVVMGLSAADKFMNSSEFKKEMLSKDLQTEFVKEVIRQYPGVVWLGTYKTYGVELFRYSRKIIGYDGTEIQLMPTNMILGGSTEGKILYAPVINMGTSDVHMVKRFSDVDSPNKKTKIISTESRPVLQPDDLSGYFNVIVCDAE, encoded by the coding sequence ATGACAAACGGATTTGATTTATACACACCAAAAACAGTTAGAAAGATTAGAGATGCTTGGGAACCTAAAAAGAATTTTTTAACAGATCTATTTTTTAAGAATTCAGATACTGTTCCAACAGAAGAAATTGTACTTGAAATTACAAAAGGAGGAGAACATGTAGCTCCTTTTGTTACTCCTCTTGAGATGGGAAGACCTGTTGTGGACAGAACAACTACAACAAACCTTATTCTTGCTCCAAACATTGCAGTTTCAAGAACTCTAGGTCCTAAAGATTACTTTGTAAGAGAGGCAGGAATGAACTTTTTTGGAGAATATGATCCTGCTACAAGAGTTGGAAAAAGAATAGCTGAAATATTAACTAATCAAGAAAGATATATTTCAAATAAAGAGGAATTAATGGTATCTCAATTCCTAACTACAGGAAAAGTAACTTCTACAACAGATGAAGCCTCTTATGAAGTGGACTATGGAATTGATAATATGGTAACTCTCCAAACAGAAGAAAAATGGGGAAAAACAGGAGTAAATCCTATTACATCTCTTGATAATATTCTAGCTAAAGCAGAAGAAAATGGAGTTATTGTAAAAAATGTTGTTATGGGATTGAGTGCAGCTGATAAATTTATGAATTCTTCAGAGTTTAAAAAGGAAATGTTGAGTAAAGATCTTCAAACAGAATTTGTAAAAGAAGTAATAAGACAATATCCAGGGGTTGTTTGGTTAGGAACTTATAAAACTTATGGGGTAGAGCTTTTCAGATATTCAAGAAAAATTATTGGATATGATGGAACAGAAATTCAGTTGATGCCTACTAACATGATTTTAGGTGGATCAACAGAAGGAAAAATATTATATGCTCCTGTTATCAATATGGGAACTTCAGATGTTCATATGGTTAAGAGATTCTCTGATGTAGATTCTCCTAATAAGAAAACAAAAATTATTTCTACAGAATCAAGACCAGTACTACAGCCTGATGATCTTTCAGGATATTTTAATGTTATAGTTTGTGATGCTGAATAG
- a CDS encoding head maturation protease, ClpP-related: MSKNLFFSIKNLSDDEGEIRISGEITRWAWEEFGQTSSLIFIKQLEKIKNARKVSIKINSPGGDISETLAIYHELKRLSQTKEITAYIDGMACSAATLIAIAAKKTVMGKGCYFMIHNPMIYMGYSNTGEMQEAIEHLNKTKENMIDLYEEKSSLSREDIAKKMDEETYFTAQEALEAGFIDEIASYDTNTVTSNIVNVCSMNLKNSKKIPKELSEILNKKENKEEKMTLTELRAQYPELLNQFEGEILNSVTSTDTVKNTINKAVQAAITEERKRIQSLDGIKTYSQAAKDIINKAKFEEPRDYKDIIVDLYNMNSEQAGKEIEMIEGEKTAAGFNNISSAIEGSAKEQMISNIVEVALKELKINK, translated from the coding sequence ATGTCTAAAAATTTATTTTTTTCAATAAAAAACTTATCAGATGATGAGGGAGAAATAAGAATTTCAGGAGAAATTACAAGATGGGCGTGGGAAGAATTTGGGCAAACCAGTTCTTTAATTTTCATTAAGCAGCTGGAAAAAATAAAAAATGCTAGAAAAGTATCTATAAAGATAAATTCTCCAGGAGGAGATATTTCAGAAACTTTAGCAATTTATCACGAACTTAAAAGATTATCTCAAACTAAAGAAATCACAGCATATATTGATGGAATGGCTTGTTCAGCAGCCACACTTATTGCCATAGCGGCTAAAAAAACTGTAATGGGAAAAGGTTGTTACTTTATGATCCATAATCCAATGATATATATGGGATATTCAAATACTGGAGAAATGCAGGAAGCAATAGAACATCTAAATAAAACGAAAGAAAATATGATTGATCTGTATGAAGAAAAATCTTCTCTTTCAAGAGAAGATATTGCTAAAAAGATGGATGAAGAAACATATTTCACTGCTCAAGAAGCTCTTGAAGCAGGCTTTATAGATGAGATAGCTTCTTATGATACAAATACAGTTACTTCAAATATTGTAAATGTATGTTCAATGAATCTAAAAAATTCAAAAAAAATACCTAAAGAACTTTCAGAAATTTTAAATAAAAAAGAAAATAAGGAGGAAAAAATGACACTAACAGAATTAAGAGCTCAATATCCAGAACTATTAAACCAATTTGAAGGAGAAATATTAAATTCGGTGACAAGCACTGATACTGTAAAAAATACAATCAATAAAGCAGTACAAGCAGCAATTACAGAGGAAAGAAAAAGAATTCAAAGTCTAGATGGAATTAAAACTTACAGTCAAGCAGCAAAAGATATTATAAATAAAGCAAAATTTGAAGAACCTCGTGATTATAAAGATATTATTGTAGATCTGTATAATATGAACTCAGAACAAGCTGGGAAAGAAATAGAAATGATTGAGGGAGAAAAGACAGCAGCAGGATTCAATAATATTTCTTCAGCCATTGAAGGAAGTGCTAAAGAACAAATGATAAGTAATATTGTAGAAGTAGCACTAAAGGAATTAAAAATTAATAAATAG
- a CDS encoding phage portal protein, whose translation MGRKRKKRVVQVAKNTPREVSKTSTTIKMVSGIGYNNKDDPSLSKWYTYSESPDNDILWDLDDLRAKSRNLYMNNELAGAALKKMRTKIVGTGLLPKPTINYQIAGITKEKAKEYEKIIKAKFNAWASSTNADFNRMHDFFTIQALIQLSWIMNGDAFIIPKRKKRAGVEIDLCLQMIEADRVVNPRFTYNQLIKGGVEFSENGDLLKYYIADRHPGDGYSEIKGYPVFNNLGRRNILHIFEPERIGQRRGVPLLASIIYPIKNLGKYKEAELIAAVINASLGFIVETKDPENFINGSAFGSSDSDTDGEAKKERTDKISLEHGMGIIAKEGETIKEFTTTRPNKSYKEFVDAVYEEIGAQLEIPHEVLMSSFKASYSAAKASLEEAHQRFLVCRKLLERTLCQPIYEEFILELIRNGDVDCPNFFENEVVRYAFTRCIWVGSGKSSLDPLKEANANKTSLDNYTTTRGIIAAESGLDFDEMLEARLEEEIKIAEIQKKIKEEIKGGEINV comes from the coding sequence ATGGGTAGAAAAAGAAAAAAAAGAGTTGTTCAAGTGGCAAAAAACACTCCTAGGGAAGTTTCTAAAACCTCAACAACTATAAAAATGGTAAGTGGGATAGGTTATAACAATAAAGATGACCCTTCACTTTCGAAGTGGTATACCTATTCTGAAAGCCCAGACAATGATATATTATGGGATTTAGATGATTTGAGAGCAAAATCAAGAAATCTTTATATGAATAATGAGCTTGCTGGGGCTGCTCTGAAAAAAATGAGGACTAAAATTGTTGGAACAGGACTTCTTCCAAAGCCTACCATCAATTATCAGATTGCAGGGATAACTAAAGAAAAAGCAAAGGAATATGAAAAAATTATAAAAGCAAAGTTCAATGCTTGGGCTTCATCAACCAATGCAGATTTTAACAGAATGCACGATTTCTTCACTATACAAGCTCTTATACAGCTGAGCTGGATAATGAATGGAGATGCCTTTATAATTCCAAAACGGAAAAAAAGAGCAGGAGTAGAAATAGATCTATGTTTACAAATGATTGAAGCAGATAGAGTAGTTAATCCTCGATTTACTTATAATCAGCTGATAAAAGGCGGTGTAGAGTTTTCAGAGAATGGAGATTTACTCAAATATTATATTGCAGATAGACATCCAGGAGATGGATATTCTGAAATAAAAGGTTATCCAGTATTTAACAATCTAGGAAGAAGAAATATACTTCATATTTTCGAGCCTGAGAGAATCGGACAAAGAAGAGGAGTTCCACTTCTTGCATCAATAATCTATCCAATTAAAAATCTTGGAAAATATAAAGAGGCTGAACTTATAGCGGCAGTAATTAATGCTTCTTTAGGATTCATAGTAGAAACCAAAGATCCTGAAAACTTTATTAATGGGTCTGCTTTTGGAAGCAGTGATAGTGATACAGATGGAGAAGCTAAAAAAGAAAGGACAGATAAAATTTCATTAGAACATGGAATGGGAATAATTGCAAAAGAGGGAGAAACTATTAAAGAGTTCACTACAACAAGACCTAATAAGTCATATAAAGAGTTTGTTGATGCGGTTTATGAAGAAATTGGAGCTCAATTAGAAATACCTCATGAAGTTTTAATGTCATCCTTTAAGGCTTCTTATTCAGCAGCTAAAGCATCTCTGGAAGAAGCACATCAAAGATTCCTTGTATGTAGAAAACTTCTTGAAAGAACTCTTTGTCAACCTATTTATGAAGAATTTATCCTTGAACTTATAAGAAATGGAGATGTTGATTGTCCTAATTTTTTTGAAAATGAGGTTGTAAGATATGCCTTTACTCGTTGCATTTGGGTTGGAAGTGGAAAATCATCATTAGATCCATTAAAAGAAGCGAATGCTAATAAAACATCTCTTGATAATTACACTACAACAAGAGGAATTATTGCAGCTGAAAGCGGTTTGGATTTTGATGAAATGTTAGAAGCAAGGCTTGAAGAAGAGATAAAGATTGCAGAAATACAGAAAAAAATTAAAGAAGAGATAAAAGGAGGTGAAATAAATGTCTAA
- a CDS encoding DUF6148 family protein, protein MVFTKEMCEKHLNIWLEADLKVAQGQSYTIGARTLTRANVSEIARNIELWAERLEQANGKSGPRFVQFIPRG, encoded by the coding sequence ATGGTATTCACAAAAGAAATGTGTGAAAAACACTTGAATATCTGGTTGGAAGCTGATTTAAAAGTAGCTCAAGGGCAAAGCTATACAATAGGAGCAAGAACTTTAACTAGAGCTAATGTTAGTGAAATAGCTAGAAATATTGAACTTTGGGCAGAAAGATTGGAACAGGCAAACGGAAAATCTGGTCCTCGCTTTGTTCAATTTATTCCAAGGGGGTAG
- a CDS encoding phage terminase large subunit family protein → MLKLEKKTIKLFTNILKVLEPAPDLTIGEWADDYRILSKESSAVSGKWMTDRTPYMKVIYECITDSYTEAITMMFSSQVGKTEALLNILGRYMHLDPCPILFVQPTVDDAKAFSKERVEPMIRDTKVLKKLIKKSNKKKEGTVQGKMFPGGYVRFVGSNSPSGLASRPIRITLLDEVDRFPQSAKDEGNPVVLAERRTTTYFNKKNLRVSTPTDDTTSKIKKLYIEGSQEEWCLPCPHCGIYQPLEWENVKEENGTVFLECSSCSYEGTEEEWKKENQLNGKWIAKFPENKKHRSFHMNAMASPWVTWDEMWEEWLLAKNDEMKYRVFLNTMLGKPYILHLEEQLDYEAIFERREDYGAELHDNIRFLTAGVDVQDNRLELMVVGWGYQYESYVVAYRDFPGSPGKEDVWLQLDAYLKRKFSFKNKKSLSIACTLIDSGGHHTGNVYKYVYGKAKRNIFAIKGQGGFGINILNGFRKTTKKGVPSINLLSLGVNALKDLVYSRLTILEGAGTCHFPTDSTKGCGIDFFKGLTAEVKVKKMTSKGEKIEWEVLPDRRNEPLDLMNYATAGIELLPVDLYNLKFKPKGGK, encoded by the coding sequence ATGTTGAAATTGGAGAAGAAAACGATTAAATTATTTACAAATATTTTAAAAGTATTAGAACCAGCCCCTGATTTGACAATAGGAGAATGGGCAGATGATTACAGAATACTATCAAAGGAGAGTTCAGCAGTTTCAGGAAAATGGATGACAGATAGAACTCCTTATATGAAAGTTATCTATGAATGTATAACAGATAGTTATACAGAGGCAATAACTATGATGTTTAGTTCACAGGTAGGAAAAACAGAAGCTTTATTAAATATTTTAGGAAGGTATATGCACTTAGATCCTTGTCCTATTCTTTTTGTCCAACCTACTGTTGATGATGCCAAGGCATTTAGCAAAGAAAGAGTAGAACCAATGATAAGAGACACTAAAGTTTTGAAAAAACTGATAAAAAAATCTAATAAGAAAAAAGAAGGAACAGTACAAGGAAAAATGTTTCCAGGAGGGTATGTGCGATTTGTAGGATCTAACAGTCCATCAGGATTAGCTAGTAGACCTATAAGAATAACTCTTCTCGATGAAGTTGATAGATTTCCACAGTCAGCCAAAGATGAAGGGAATCCAGTAGTCCTTGCAGAAAGAAGAACTACTACATATTTTAATAAAAAAAATCTTAGGGTATCTACTCCAACTGATGATACAACTTCTAAAATAAAAAAATTGTATATAGAAGGTTCTCAGGAAGAGTGGTGCTTACCTTGTCCACATTGTGGAATATATCAACCTTTAGAATGGGAAAATGTTAAAGAAGAAAATGGAACAGTATTTTTAGAATGCAGCTCTTGTAGTTATGAGGGAACAGAAGAGGAATGGAAAAAAGAAAATCAACTCAATGGAAAATGGATAGCTAAATTTCCAGAAAATAAAAAACATAGAAGTTTTCATATGAATGCTATGGCATCACCATGGGTAACATGGGATGAAATGTGGGAGGAATGGCTTCTAGCTAAAAATGATGAAATGAAATATAGAGTATTTCTTAATACTATGCTTGGAAAGCCATATATTTTACATTTAGAAGAACAGCTCGATTATGAAGCTATATTTGAAAGAAGAGAAGACTATGGAGCAGAGTTGCACGATAATATAAGATTTTTAACTGCTGGAGTAGATGTACAAGACAATAGACTTGAACTAATGGTTGTAGGATGGGGTTATCAGTATGAAAGCTACGTAGTAGCTTATAGAGATTTTCCTGGTTCACCTGGAAAAGAAGATGTATGGTTGCAGTTGGATGCATATTTAAAAAGAAAATTTTCTTTTAAAAATAAAAAAAGTTTATCTATAGCTTGTACTCTTATAGATTCTGGAGGACATCACACAGGGAATGTGTATAAATATGTCTATGGAAAAGCAAAGAGAAATATCTTTGCAATTAAGGGTCAAGGTGGATTTGGAATAAATATTCTGAATGGATTTAGAAAAACTACTAAGAAGGGTGTTCCAAGTATAAACTTATTAAGTCTAGGAGTTAATGCTCTGAAAGATTTGGTTTATTCCAGATTAACTATTTTAGAAGGAGCAGGAACTTGTCATTTTCCAACAGATTCTACAAAAGGTTGTGGAATAGATTTTTTTAAAGGTCTTACAGCAGAAGTAAAAGTAAAGAAGATGACTTCAAAAGGAGAGAAAATTGAATGGGAAGTTCTTCCAGATAGGAGAAATGAACCGTTGGATTTGATGAACTATGCTACAGCAGGAATAGAATTACTTCCAGTTGATTTGTATAATTTGAAATTTAAACCGAAAGGAGGTAAATGA
- a CDS encoding N-acetylmuramoyl-L-alanine amidase, whose protein sequence is MKRVIILAGHNFEKSGCSTQMEDGKRITEFDLTTELVARVFKEERLINLDTVIKARNDFADLVKEVNEIPANYLISCHFNAYDGETQGTEVLYAHTSSKGEKLAKKAQTILVKNLGLNDRGIKGVSPSERGGSILNKTKPIAILIEPFFLDEIHSYERLNTLMDKTVESILEILLYIANQ, encoded by the coding sequence ATGAAAAGAGTAATTATTTTAGCAGGGCACAATTTTGAAAAAAGTGGATGTAGCACTCAAATGGAAGATGGAAAAAGAATAACAGAGTTTGATCTTACTACAGAATTAGTAGCAAGAGTATTTAAAGAAGAAAGATTAATTAATCTTGATACTGTTATAAAAGCAAGAAATGATTTTGCTGATTTAGTAAAAGAGGTAAATGAAATTCCAGCTAATTATTTAATCAGTTGCCATTTTAATGCTTATGATGGAGAAACACAAGGGACAGAAGTCCTTTATGCTCATACAAGTTCAAAAGGAGAGAAATTAGCTAAAAAAGCTCAGACTATTCTAGTAAAAAATCTTGGTCTGAATGATAGAGGAATAAAAGGTGTTTCTCCATCTGAAAGAGGTGGAAGCATATTAAATAAAACAAAACCTATAGCAATACTAATAGAGCCATTCTTCTTAGATGAAATACATTCATATGAGAGATTAAATACCCTAATGGATAAGACTGTAGAATCAATTTTAGAGATATTGTTATATATTGCAAATCAATAA
- a CDS encoding HNH endonuclease has protein sequence MDKNDYRNTTYCKKLEKISGKKEELKEIIRTHNHPLTNNFYNIVRNEFKGNYLEIYNYKCAYCGTSVFVLDPDLFEIDHYKNEASCSSTGEAGALENLVVACRSCNRSKGGLRIKDEYLEKLQPDKEEIKKIFYREDDYGIKIKPEYEEDSEILKFYKTLKLDYEFRKLDFLLLNLEGLYESLENGDLKIRIGDLKGRIRKKRSLKNKIIK, from the coding sequence ATGGATAAAAATGATTATAGAAATACTACTTACTGTAAAAAATTAGAAAAAATTTCTGGAAAAAAAGAGGAACTAAAAGAAATAATAAGAACACATAATCATCCTTTAACTAATAATTTCTATAATATTGTAAGAAATGAATTTAAGGGGAATTATTTAGAGATATATAATTATAAATGTGCTTATTGTGGAACTTCAGTCTTTGTATTAGATCCTGATTTATTTGAAATAGATCATTATAAAAATGAGGCTTCTTGTTCTAGTACAGGTGAGGCTGGTGCATTAGAGAATCTGGTTGTAGCATGCCGTAGTTGTAATAGAAGTAAGGGAGGATTAAGAATTAAAGATGAGTATTTAGAGAAATTGCAACCAGATAAAGAAGAAATAAAGAAAATTTTTTACAGAGAAGATGATTATGGAATAAAAATAAAACCTGAGTATGAAGAGGATAGTGAAATTCTTAAATTTTATAAAACATTGAAATTAGATTATGAATTTAGAAAATTAGATTTTTTATTATTAAATTTAGAAGGACTGTACGAAAGTTTAGAAAATGGAGATTTGAAAATTAGAATTGGAGATTTAAAAGGAAGAATAAGAAAAAAAAGATCTCTAAAAAATAAAATTATAAAATGA
- a CDS encoding ATP-binding protein: MGKLKYIVEDSRVAELLGVQNFTKKESAILELVKNSFDAGASELKIIFKEDQLILEDNGKGMNEDDIRNKWMHVGKSSKENEYSFYDIEGNERIYSGSKGIGRFALARLGKRVKLISNKLKDYKVIWETDWNNINFNTEDIITKDSKTKIIISELRDRWNEGSIENLKKYLSRTTRNSKMKIYIEFREKVYKIEEFFSEPKLGINCLSIIRFEYSALDKKLEYTITSDEFTDEAKNYYKGNIHFKNEVLDIYTLFSKKNEKDIELQNKLQELGNFKGEFYFRISASKTDKEKFLYKYLRIPEQYIEGIILYRNSFSISSYDGTKDWIGIGQRARKSPAAATHLTGAWKVRENNIAGKVEIDKNENSVLRDLSNRQGLEENEYYETFIKIIEKVLEAFEVYRQEIIREINKKNVLKETSEEEILQRIIKDFTMIERLDQFEKEKLKTEILGLQKREQSIKEVLKEVENNFKYDARILNMLSTIGLKASSVAHDLQNERNNINRLCKDLKKALIKHKVWDILDKEENKEKAIYNVPQMLEDNEKINKKVSVFIGTLLEDIKKNKFKSNDLKILEVMEKIKNIWERDYKMLKIDLIIDPDTRFKSSEDIFKVIFDNLILNSFQQNSSKDKINIKINIEKIGEFLEISYEDDGRGLLEKYIKDPMKILNVHETSRENGHGLGMWITNNTIIKTSGEIEEIKNILDKGVNRGFYMSFRLGSDI; this comes from the coding sequence GTGGGGAAATTAAAATATATAGTAGAAGATAGTCGTGTAGCTGAATTGCTAGGAGTACAAAACTTTACTAAAAAGGAATCAGCTATATTGGAATTAGTAAAAAATTCTTTTGATGCTGGAGCAAGTGAATTAAAAATAATTTTTAAAGAAGATCAATTAATATTGGAAGATAATGGAAAAGGAATGAATGAAGATGACATAAGAAATAAATGGATGCATGTTGGGAAAAGTAGTAAAGAAAATGAATATAGTTTTTATGATATAGAAGGAAACGAAAGAATTTATTCAGGATCAAAGGGAATTGGAAGGTTTGCTTTAGCTAGATTAGGAAAAAGAGTAAAACTTATTTCTAATAAATTAAAAGATTATAAAGTCATTTGGGAAACAGATTGGAATAACATTAATTTTAATACTGAAGATATAATCACTAAAGATTCAAAAACTAAAATAATAATATCTGAATTAAGAGATAGATGGAATGAAGGAAGTATTGAAAACTTAAAAAAATATTTATCCAGAACAACAAGAAATTCAAAAATGAAAATATATATTGAATTTAGAGAGAAAGTTTATAAAATAGAAGAATTTTTTTCAGAACCTAAACTAGGAATTAATTGCTTAAGTATAATAAGATTTGAATATTCAGCACTAGATAAAAAATTGGAGTATACTATTACTTCAGATGAATTTACTGATGAAGCAAAAAATTACTATAAAGGAAATATTCACTTTAAAAATGAAGTATTAGATATATATACCCTATTTTCTAAAAAAAATGAAAAAGATATAGAACTTCAAAATAAGCTACAAGAACTTGGAAACTTTAAAGGAGAATTTTACTTTAGGATATCTGCTTCAAAAACTGATAAAGAAAAATTTTTATATAAATATTTAAGAATTCCAGAGCAATATATAGAAGGGATTATTTTGTATAGAAACTCTTTTAGTATATCTTCATATGATGGAACTAAAGATTGGATAGGAATAGGTCAAAGGGCTCGAAAGTCACCAGCTGCTGCAACACATCTTACTGGGGCTTGGAAAGTTAGAGAAAATAATATTGCTGGAAAAGTAGAAATTGATAAAAATGAAAATAGTGTATTGAGAGATTTATCAAATCGTCAAGGATTAGAAGAGAATGAATATTATGAAACTTTTATAAAAATTATAGAGAAAGTATTAGAAGCTTTTGAGGTTTATCGTCAGGAAATAATAAGAGAAATTAATAAAAAAAATGTATTGAAAGAAACTTCAGAAGAGGAAATATTACAAAGAATTATAAAAGATTTTACTATGATAGAAAGATTAGATCAATTTGAAAAAGAAAAATTAAAAACAGAAATTTTAGGATTGCAAAAAAGAGAGCAGTCTATTAAAGAGGTTTTAAAAGAAGTTGAAAATAATTTTAAATATGATGCAAGGATATTAAATATGTTGTCTACAATAGGACTAAAAGCAAGTTCAGTAGCTCACGATTTACAGAATGAAAGAAATAATATTAATAGGTTATGTAAGGATTTAAAAAAAGCTTTAATTAAACATAAAGTTTGGGATATTTTAGATAAAGAAGAAAATAAAGAAAAAGCAATTTATAATGTACCTCAAATGTTGGAAGATAATGAAAAAATAAATAAGAAAGTATCTGTTTTTATTGGAACATTACTGGAAGATATTAAAAAAAATAAATTTAAAAGTAATGATTTGAAAATTTTAGAAGTAATGGAAAAGATAAAAAATATTTGGGAAAGAGATTATAAAATGTTAAAAATAGATTTAATTATTGACCCAGATACAAGATTTAAAAGTTCGGAAGATATATTCAAAGTTATTTTTGATAATTTAATTTTAAATAGTTTTCAACAAAATAGTTCTAAAGATAAAATTAATATAAAAATTAATATAGAAAAAATTGGTGAATTTTTAGAAATAAGTTACGAGGATGATGGTAGAGGACTTCTTGAAAAATATATAAAAGATCCTATGAAGATATTAAATGTTCATGAAACTTCACGAGAAAATGGACATGGTTTAGGTATGTGGATTACTAATAATACCATTATTAAAACTTCAGGGGAAATTGAAGAAATTAAAAATATTTTAGACAAGGGAGTTAATAGAGGTTTTTATATGTCTTTTAGACTAGGAAGTGATATATAA
- a CDS encoding Eco57I restriction-modification methylase domain-containing protein, translating to MGMVEQESVLNKCQIFTPEKYANKLLEYAGYKKNLFGKKILENSCGDGEILKVIVNKYINSLLKMKTLDEIKFGLENDIYGIELDKEHYSTCLKNLDMIAGTYGIRNVNWKVFNENALKKEWDKKFDYIIGNPPYISYKDINDTIRKELKEKYTSCKKGKFDYYYAFIEESLNCLSSFGKFVYLIPNSIFKNEFGEELRKIILPSLSKIVDYKSHKIFKNVSTTSAILICDKRKKKKSMLYFDYENKNQIKILKENLNKKWIFVEEKNDLLKDNLKKFGDYFKVSMGVATLSNKSFVINDYKEDEIYVYKNGMKIEREILKRGASPSGMKKGKNELIIFPYKYIEDKLYKFSEEEFGTLFPEAKNYLLHHYEALMERDADRSAKWFEYGRSQALQYLNTDKLILSTLITNRVETYILNDTYIPYSGIYIIAKSNLPLKLAQQILESQEFYKYIKNVGKNASGKTIMITAKDINNYYF from the coding sequence ATGGGGATGGTAGAGCAAGAATCAGTACTAAATAAATGCCAAATATTTACACCAGAAAAATATGCAAATAAACTTCTAGAATATGCAGGGTATAAAAAAAATTTATTTGGAAAAAAAATACTTGAAAATTCATGTGGAGATGGCGAAATTTTAAAAGTAATAGTTAATAAATATATAAATAGTTTATTGAAAATGAAAACTTTGGATGAAATAAAATTTGGTCTAGAAAATGATATTTATGGGATTGAGCTTGATAAGGAACATTATTCAACTTGTTTAAAAAATTTAGATATGATAGCAGGAACTTATGGGATTAGAAATGTCAACTGGAAAGTATTTAATGAAAATGCATTAAAAAAAGAATGGGATAAAAAATTTGACTATATTATTGGAAATCCACCATATATTTCTTATAAGGATATAAATGATACTATTAGAAAAGAATTAAAAGAGAAATATACTTCATGTAAAAAAGGAAAGTTTGATTATTATTATGCATTTATAGAAGAAAGTTTAAACTGTTTATCTAGTTTTGGAAAGTTTGTATATTTAATTCCAAATAGTATTTTTAAAAATGAATTTGGGGAAGAATTAAGAAAAATAATATTGCCTTCACTCAGTAAAATTGTTGACTATAAATCTCATAAAATTTTTAAAAATGTTTCTACCACATCAGCAATTCTAATTTGTGACAAGAGAAAAAAGAAAAAATCTATGTTATATTTTGATTATGAAAATAAAAATCAAATAAAAATATTAAAAGAAAATTTAAATAAAAAATGGATATTTGTAGAAGAAAAAAACGATTTACTTAAAGATAATTTAAAAAAATTTGGGGATTATTTTAAAGTTTCTATGGGAGTAGCAACTTTAAGTAATAAATCTTTTGTTATAAATGATTACAAAGAAGATGAAATTTATGTTTATAAAAATGGAATGAAAATAGAAAGAGAAATATTAAAGCGAGGAGCAAGCCCATCTGGAATGAAAAAAGGAAAAAATGAGCTTATAATTTTCCCTTATAAATATATTGAAGATAAATTATATAAATTTTCTGAAGAAGAATTTGGGACATTATTTCCAGAAGCTAAAAACTATTTATTACATCATTATGAAGCATTAATGGAAAGAGATGCTGATAGGTCAGCAAAGTGGTTTGAATATGGAAGAAGCCAAGCACTGCAATATTTAAATACGGATAAATTAATACTTTCAACTTTAATAACAAATAGAGTTGAAACTTATATTTTAAATGATACTTATATACCTTATTCAGGAATTTATATTATAGCTAAATCAAATTTACCATTAAAATTAGCACAACAAATATTAGAAAGTCAAGAGTTTTATAAATATATAAAAAATGTTGGGAAAAATGCTAGTGGAAAAACAATAATGATAACTGCTAAAGATATTAATAATTATTATTTTTAA